A window of the Phytoactinopolyspora mesophila genome harbors these coding sequences:
- a CDS encoding TetR/AcrR family transcriptional regulator — MTGKQRREQLLDISRTLFAERGFDGTSIEEIAARAKVSKPVVYEHFGGKEGIYAVVVDREMERLLNSITTALRSASHPRVLLERAALALLDFIETSTDGFRILVRDSPVAQSAGGFSSLISDAASQVEYLLAAEFTSRDFDAQHAPMYSQMLVGMVALTGQWWLEERSPDKHEVAAHLVNLAWNGLTGLEPSPALNGTKDD; from the coding sequence ATGACGGGTAAACAACGTCGTGAACAGCTACTCGACATCAGCCGAACGCTATTCGCCGAGCGTGGTTTCGACGGCACATCTATCGAGGAGATCGCCGCACGTGCGAAGGTCTCCAAGCCAGTAGTGTATGAGCATTTTGGTGGCAAGGAGGGAATCTACGCGGTCGTTGTCGATCGCGAAATGGAACGCCTGCTCAACAGCATCACTACGGCACTACGTTCGGCGAGTCACCCGCGTGTCCTGCTCGAACGTGCCGCACTGGCGTTGCTCGACTTCATCGAGACGTCGACCGACGGGTTCCGCATCCTGGTCCGCGACTCGCCAGTCGCACAGTCTGCCGGTGGATTCTCGAGCCTCATCTCAGATGCGGCCAGCCAGGTCGAGTACCTTTTGGCCGCCGAGTTCACCTCCCGCGACTTCGACGCCCAGCATGCTCCCATGTATTCGCAGATGCTGGTCGGCATGGTCGCGTTGACCGGGCAGTGGTGGCTGGAGGAACGCTCGCCGGACAAACACGAGGTGGCAGCACATCTGGTCAACCTGGCCTGGAACGGCCTCACCGGTTTGGAGCCGAGCCCAGCTCTCAACGGCACCAAAGACGATTGA
- the pgm gene encoding phosphoglucomutase (alpha-D-glucose-1,6-bisphosphate-dependent) yields MTDRSRAGRPAEPADLVDVARLVTAYYSVRPDPEDPGQRVAFGTSGHRGSSFNGAFNDDHIAATTQAICDYRARHNIDGPLFLGKDTHALSEPAWATAVEVFAANEVVLLIDAADRYTPTPAISHAILRHNTSVAGSSGHASRADGVVVTPSHNPPPDGGFKYNPPDGGPAGSDITSWIQNTANGYIKAKMAGVRRMPLRRARSADTTSTYDFLGHYVDDLPSVVDLDSIRSAGVRIGADPLGGASVDYWAAIAERHRLDLTVVNPLVDPTWRFMTLDWDEKIRMDCSSPSAMASLIGRRSEFDVATGNDADADRHGIVTPDAGLMNPNHFLAVAIGYLFDRRDGWPETAAVGKTLVSSSMIDRVAAALGRRLLEVPVGFKWFVPGLLDASVGFGGEESAGASFLRRDGRVWSTDKDGLIACLLAAEIIATTGSTPSEHYRTLTERHGEPVYARIDAPASREQKAVLAKLSPDQVAATELAGEPITVKLTKAPGNDAPLGGLKVVTESGWFAARPSGTEDVYKIYAESFRGSEHLEQIQTEARSVVDSALGE; encoded by the coding sequence ATGACAGACCGATCCCGCGCCGGTCGCCCTGCCGAGCCAGCAGACCTCGTTGACGTCGCTCGCCTCGTCACGGCGTACTACTCCGTCCGCCCCGATCCGGAGGATCCGGGTCAGCGGGTGGCCTTCGGCACGTCAGGGCACCGGGGTTCCTCGTTCAACGGTGCCTTCAACGACGATCACATCGCGGCCACCACCCAGGCGATCTGCGACTATCGCGCGCGGCACAACATCGACGGACCGTTGTTCCTGGGCAAAGACACCCATGCTCTGTCCGAGCCGGCCTGGGCCACGGCGGTTGAGGTCTTCGCCGCAAACGAGGTCGTTCTGCTCATCGACGCGGCCGACCGCTACACACCCACACCAGCCATCTCGCACGCGATCTTGCGGCACAACACCAGCGTCGCCGGGAGCAGCGGACACGCCAGCCGGGCCGACGGCGTCGTCGTCACGCCGTCGCACAACCCGCCACCGGACGGCGGGTTCAAGTACAATCCGCCCGACGGAGGGCCCGCAGGCTCGGACATCACCAGCTGGATCCAGAACACAGCCAATGGCTACATCAAAGCCAAGATGGCAGGTGTGCGCCGGATGCCGCTGCGACGGGCCCGGTCAGCGGACACCACATCCACCTACGACTTTCTCGGCCACTACGTCGACGACCTCCCGTCCGTCGTCGACCTCGACAGCATCCGGTCGGCCGGGGTGCGGATCGGCGCCGACCCGCTCGGCGGGGCATCGGTGGACTATTGGGCGGCCATCGCCGAGCGGCATCGGCTCGACCTGACCGTGGTCAACCCGCTTGTCGACCCCACGTGGCGGTTCATGACGCTCGACTGGGACGAGAAGATCCGGATGGACTGTTCGTCTCCGTCGGCGATGGCCTCCTTGATCGGGCGCCGGTCCGAGTTCGACGTGGCCACCGGTAACGACGCCGATGCCGACCGGCACGGCATCGTCACGCCAGACGCTGGTCTGATGAACCCGAACCATTTCCTGGCGGTGGCGATCGGCTACCTGTTCGACCGTCGCGACGGCTGGCCGGAAACCGCCGCGGTGGGCAAGACGCTGGTCAGCTCATCGATGATCGACCGGGTTGCCGCGGCGCTGGGCCGGCGGCTGCTCGAGGTCCCGGTCGGCTTCAAATGGTTCGTGCCCGGCCTGCTCGACGCCTCCGTCGGTTTCGGCGGCGAGGAGTCGGCCGGTGCGTCGTTCCTCCGCCGCGACGGCCGGGTCTGGAGCACGGACAAGGACGGCTTGATCGCCTGCCTGCTTGCCGCCGAGATCATCGCGACGACGGGCAGCACACCGAGCGAGCACTACCGAACCCTCACCGAGCGCCATGGCGAGCCCGTCTACGCACGTATCGACGCGCCGGCCTCGCGCGAGCAGAAAGCGGTCCTGGCGAAGCTGTCGCCGGATCAGGTAGCCGCTACCGAGCTGGCCGGCGAACCAATCACCGTGAAGCTCACCAAGGCCCCCGGAAACGACGCTCCGCTCGGCGGGCTGAAAGTGGTCACCGAGTCCGGCTGGTTCGCTGCCCGCCCTTCTGGCACCGAGGATGTCTACAAAATCTATGCCGAGAGTTTCCGCGGCTCCGAACACCTCGAACAGATCCAGACCGAAGCCCGATCCGTCGTCGATTCCGCCCTCGGGGAGTGA
- the mgtE gene encoding magnesium transporter, with protein MLKDHDLQYLKEWLSMQQPHTIADELIRVDSAGMALVFRLLDKGKALAVFEELDPADQQEILAGMRDRAFRELVEGMDPDDRARLIDEVPAKVAKRVLAGLSPHERQMTAALLGYPEDSVGRRMTPQVVALHRNLSVAEALDVIRTKGASAETVYTLAVVDDGRRLIGVASLRDLVTAPTDWRVGDIAETEYVSARATDDAEYAARLMRDANLLDLPIVDSEGRLLGFLTIDDAVELIEAADTEDAYRQSGSEPLGGLYLLATIRLLASRRAPWLMLLFIAAIMTINVLDFFEENLAEVTALALFIPMITGTGGNTGSQSATSVVRALALGDIRPRDLPLVLWREARVGALLGVALAIVGIGIATFFADFQLAIVVAISLLVVCTWAAIVGGCMPLLAKKLGIDPAVVSAPMVATLVDATGLIIYFLTARAVLGI; from the coding sequence ATGTTGAAAGACCATGACCTTCAATATCTGAAGGAATGGTTGAGTATGCAACAACCGCACACTATTGCCGACGAATTGATCCGGGTCGACTCAGCCGGCATGGCACTGGTCTTCAGGCTGTTGGACAAGGGCAAGGCCCTGGCCGTATTCGAAGAACTCGACCCCGCCGATCAGCAAGAGATCCTTGCGGGCATGCGCGACCGCGCATTTCGTGAGCTGGTCGAGGGGATGGACCCCGACGACCGCGCCCGGCTCATCGACGAGGTTCCGGCCAAAGTCGCCAAGCGGGTCCTCGCCGGGCTGAGCCCACACGAACGGCAGATGACCGCCGCGCTGCTCGGGTATCCGGAGGACTCGGTCGGGCGGCGGATGACGCCACAGGTGGTCGCCCTGCACCGGAACCTGTCGGTCGCCGAAGCATTGGACGTGATCCGCACCAAAGGTGCCAGCGCCGAGACCGTCTACACCCTGGCCGTCGTTGACGACGGCCGCCGGCTGATCGGGGTCGCCTCGCTACGTGACCTGGTGACGGCTCCGACCGACTGGCGCGTCGGAGACATCGCCGAGACGGAGTACGTCTCCGCCCGAGCCACCGACGACGCCGAATATGCCGCCAGGCTGATGCGGGACGCGAACCTGCTCGACTTGCCGATCGTCGACAGCGAAGGCCGCCTGCTCGGCTTCCTGACCATTGATGACGCCGTCGAGCTGATCGAAGCCGCGGACACCGAGGACGCATACCGGCAGTCCGGTTCGGAACCCCTGGGCGGTCTCTACTTGCTGGCGACGATCCGGTTGCTGGCCAGCCGCCGGGCGCCCTGGCTGATGCTGTTGTTCATCGCCGCGATCATGACGATCAACGTGCTGGACTTCTTCGAGGAAAACCTCGCTGAGGTCACCGCGTTGGCACTGTTCATCCCGATGATCACTGGTACGGGTGGTAACACGGGATCGCAGTCGGCCACGTCCGTGGTCCGGGCGCTGGCGCTCGGCGATATCCGGCCGCGCGACCTGCCCCTGGTGCTGTGGCGTGAGGCACGTGTCGGTGCGCTACTCGGTGTGGCGCTCGCGATCGTCGGGATCGGCATCGCGACGTTCTTCGCCGACTTCCAGCTGGCGATCGTGGTGGCGATATCGCTGCTGGTGGTGTGTACGTGGGCGGCGATCGTAGGTGGCTGTATGCCGCTGCTGGCGAAGAAGCTGGGGATCGACCCCGCCGTGGTCTCGGCGCCCATGGTGGCGACACTGGTCGACGCTACGGGGCTGATCATCTACTTCCTGACCGCCCGGGCGGTGCTCGGTATCTAG
- a CDS encoding MarR family winged helix-turn-helix transcriptional regulator codes for MATDEVDRLVEAWQRERPELDVSPMEVLSRVTRLARYLDRARRSAFAAHGLETWEFDVLAALRRSGPPYELSPGTLLAQTLVTSGTMTARVDKLTARGLVTRRRDEHDRRAVQVALTDKGRAAVDAALDGLLAHEREILAGIGVADQSALATLLRGLVLPFEHQ; via the coding sequence ATGGCGACTGACGAAGTGGATCGACTGGTCGAGGCCTGGCAACGGGAGCGGCCCGAGCTCGACGTCAGCCCGATGGAAGTGCTTTCTCGTGTCACTCGGCTCGCTCGATACCTCGATCGGGCTCGGCGTTCCGCCTTCGCCGCACACGGCCTCGAGACCTGGGAGTTCGACGTTCTGGCAGCATTACGTCGTTCCGGCCCGCCCTACGAACTCTCACCGGGCACGCTGCTCGCTCAAACGCTGGTCACCAGCGGCACCATGACCGCCCGCGTAGACAAGCTGACGGCAAGAGGGCTGGTGACCCGCCGGCGAGACGAACACGACCGGCGTGCGGTCCAGGTCGCGCTGACCGACAAGGGACGCGCGGCCGTCGACGCCGCGCTCGACGGCCTACTCGCCCACGAGCGGGAGATTCTCGCCGGCATCGGCGTGGCGGACCAGAGCGCGCTGGCGACGCTCCTGCGCGGTCTCGTCCTGCCCTTCGAACACCAATGA
- a CDS encoding YhjD/YihY/BrkB family envelope integrity protein — protein MIARLRALWERLQPTLPVRAWNRYGDLRGDRLAGAASFYGFVSLFPLLLISAAIASRIAGDAGIETVQSLVNENFPGLDLNVGRFYERADTIGAISVPFLIFSGLRWVDAVRAAVRSMWGMDDQPGNFVVRKLLDMASLAGLGLLLAASWATSVVVRRMAEYLIDLLGVENGVSTGFLEVLSWVLSVGVNTLLFAYLLVGLPRITVPFRHQAMTALFGAVAFEILKTFLVEYVVGAGRADAFGTFAIPLVVIAWIYIVTRLLMVLAALTAESAIDHLDEYERTAGSAREEGDDGDSPAPAAAEKRPGVTLSPSARQARSVGVAAGVVLGAAGTGFAVLVRRAARTLGAFSRRDNT, from the coding sequence GTGATCGCACGGCTCCGGGCGCTCTGGGAACGCCTGCAGCCGACTCTGCCTGTCCGGGCGTGGAATCGATACGGCGATCTGCGGGGAGATCGCCTGGCCGGCGCGGCCAGCTTCTACGGGTTCGTGTCGTTGTTCCCGCTGTTGTTGATCTCGGCCGCCATCGCCAGCCGGATCGCCGGCGATGCCGGTATCGAGACTGTGCAGAGTCTCGTGAACGAGAATTTTCCGGGCCTTGACCTCAACGTCGGCCGGTTCTACGAGCGCGCCGACACGATCGGTGCGATCAGCGTGCCGTTCCTGATCTTCTCCGGCCTGCGCTGGGTCGACGCGGTCCGGGCAGCTGTTCGCTCGATGTGGGGCATGGACGACCAACCCGGCAACTTCGTTGTCCGCAAGCTGCTGGACATGGCGTCGCTGGCCGGATTGGGCTTGTTGCTGGCGGCCTCGTGGGCGACCAGCGTCGTCGTGCGCCGGATGGCCGAATACCTGATCGACCTACTGGGCGTCGAGAACGGCGTGTCCACGGGTTTTCTGGAGGTGCTCAGCTGGGTGCTCTCCGTTGGCGTCAACACCTTGCTCTTCGCCTACCTCCTCGTGGGCCTGCCCAGGATCACCGTTCCGTTCCGTCATCAGGCCATGACCGCGTTGTTCGGCGCCGTGGCGTTTGAAATCCTGAAGACGTTCCTGGTCGAGTACGTGGTGGGTGCGGGCAGAGCTGACGCCTTCGGTACATTCGCCATCCCGCTGGTGGTGATCGCGTGGATCTACATCGTCACGCGGCTGCTCATGGTGCTGGCCGCGCTGACCGCCGAGAGCGCGATCGATCACCTCGACGAATACGAGCGCACCGCCGGGTCGGCGCGAGAGGAGGGCGACGACGGCGACTCGCCTGCGCCGGCCGCTGCTGAAAAGAGACCCGGTGTCACGCTGAGCCCGTCGGCACGGCAGGCACGTTCGGTCGGTGTGGCCGCGGGGGTGGTGCTGGGGGCCGCGGGCACAGGTTTCGCCGTGCTCGTTCGGCGGGCCGCGCGGACCCTGGGGGCGTTCTCGCGCCGAGACAACACCTGA
- the trpS gene encoding tryptophan--tRNA ligase: protein MTTNRRPRVFSGMQPTNASLHLGNYLGALRQWAAMQDHYDAFYCVVDLHAITAGHDADQLRQRTRVTAAQYIAGGVDPERSTLFVQSHVPEHAQLAWVLSCITGFGEASRMTQFKDKAARQGADATTVGLFTYPVLQAADILLYHADKVPVGEDQRQHIELTRDLGGRFNSRFGPTFTLPSPYIPEATAKIYDLQDPTAKMSKSVGGSGLIELLDEPKTIEKRIKSAVTDTGREIVADRENKPGVANLITILSAMSARPVADIEQDFVGRGYGDLKKEVTSAVMETVLPFQQRVRELLDDPAELDALLARGAAKAREVSAHTLRQVYDRIGFLEPETAR, encoded by the coding sequence ATGACCACCAACCGCCGCCCCCGCGTGTTCTCGGGAATGCAGCCCACCAACGCATCTCTGCACCTCGGCAACTATCTCGGCGCATTGCGGCAATGGGCGGCCATGCAGGATCACTACGACGCGTTCTACTGCGTCGTGGACCTGCATGCCATCACGGCCGGCCACGATGCCGATCAGCTTCGTCAACGCACCCGGGTCACGGCCGCGCAGTACATCGCCGGCGGGGTCGACCCGGAACGCAGCACGCTCTTCGTTCAGAGCCATGTGCCGGAGCATGCCCAGCTCGCGTGGGTGCTCAGCTGCATCACGGGTTTCGGTGAAGCCAGCCGGATGACGCAGTTCAAGGACAAGGCCGCGCGCCAGGGGGCCGATGCCACCACGGTGGGGCTCTTCACCTACCCGGTGCTGCAGGCTGCGGACATTCTCCTCTACCACGCTGACAAGGTGCCCGTAGGTGAGGACCAACGCCAGCACATCGAACTCACCCGGGATCTGGGCGGCCGGTTCAACTCCCGCTTCGGCCCAACGTTCACGTTGCCGTCTCCCTACATCCCCGAAGCCACCGCCAAGATCTATGATCTGCAGGATCCCACCGCCAAGATGAGCAAGAGCGTCGGCGGATCGGGGCTCATCGAACTGCTGGACGAGCCCAAGACGATCGAGAAGCGAATCAAGAGCGCAGTGACCGACACCGGCCGCGAAATTGTGGCGGATCGTGAGAACAAGCCCGGCGTGGCCAATCTCATCACTATCCTGTCCGCCATGAGCGCACGCCCGGTTGCCGATATCGAGCAGGACTTCGTCGGACGCGGGTACGGTGATCTGAAGAAGGAGGTCACGTCAGCGGTGATGGAAACGGTGCTGCCGTTCCAGCAGCGAGTCCGGGAGCTGCTGGACGACCCCGCGGAACTCGACGCGCTGCTCGCCAGAGGTGCGGCCAAGGCGCGGGAGGTATCCGCGCATACGTTGCGCCAGGTTTACGACCGGATCGGTTTCCTCGAACCCGAGACGGCGCGGTGA
- a CDS encoding methyltransferase domain-containing protein: MSQLRNPVLTPVDRVGVEMWDPQQYLVFADQRARPFHDLVARVRAEQVGFVADLGCGPGELTAGLAGRWPGARVVGVDSSAAMIQRAREHSEAEFIQADLREWAPDRPVDVLLSNATLQWVPGHMELLPQLASFVAPGGWFAFQLPGNFGEPAHVQLRELAATPPWNELLDVSWPMAHDPVDYLSTMLDLGFTTEVWETTYLHMLEGPDSVLEWLRGSALGQVVGQLDELRAREFAEQYRARLRGVYPVGPHGTVLRYRRIFVVAHRPG, from the coding sequence ATGAGTCAGCTCCGGAATCCGGTCCTCACGCCGGTCGATCGAGTAGGAGTAGAGATGTGGGACCCACAGCAGTACCTGGTGTTCGCCGATCAGCGCGCCCGGCCTTTCCACGACTTGGTGGCACGGGTGCGCGCCGAACAGGTCGGCTTCGTCGCCGATCTCGGTTGCGGTCCCGGTGAACTCACCGCTGGCCTGGCCGGCCGCTGGCCCGGAGCTCGCGTCGTCGGCGTCGACTCGTCGGCGGCCATGATCCAACGTGCGCGGGAGCACTCTGAAGCTGAGTTCATCCAGGCTGACCTGCGTGAATGGGCGCCGGACCGCCCAGTGGACGTCCTGCTGAGCAATGCCACGTTGCAGTGGGTGCCCGGGCACATGGAACTGCTGCCGCAGCTCGCGTCATTCGTCGCCCCCGGCGGCTGGTTCGCCTTCCAATTGCCGGGCAACTTCGGTGAACCGGCCCATGTGCAGTTACGTGAGCTGGCGGCGACCCCGCCGTGGAACGAGCTGCTGGACGTGAGCTGGCCGATGGCGCACGATCCTGTCGATTACCTCAGCACCATGCTCGATCTCGGATTCACCACCGAGGTGTGGGAAACGACCTATCTCCACATGCTCGAAGGCCCCGACAGCGTCCTCGAATGGCTGCGTGGCTCAGCCCTGGGGCAAGTCGTCGGCCAGCTCGACGAGCTCCGGGCCCGTGAGTTCGCCGAGCAGTACAGGGCCCGCCTGCGTGGCGTGTACCCGGTAGGTCCGCACGGAACGGTGCTGCGTTACCGGCGCATCTTCGTCGTCGCGCACCGCCCGGGTTGA
- a CDS encoding beta-galactosidase codes for MNTGQRRVLAAHAPAAPLTGHLRLGGRSAAGGEIRVDSQSLWRDGEPWFPVMGEFHYARYPRAEWDAELRKMRAGGITVVGAYVFWILHEERRGHYRWDGDRDLRAFAELCADVGLDIVARIGPWGHGEARNGGFPEWVMALDLDTRTNDSQYLDIVRPWYGEIAQQLEGLFWTEGGPVVAVQIENELHDQPDHLLTLKRMAQQAGFSVPLWTVTGWGRADIPRDEFIPVFGGYPEAAWDEHDAGWARQSRLHFFFTHVRDDFTIGSDLHQDADAESGSRSDDGGGAIGGDAEGALGPELERYPFATCELGGGMYTAYHRRPLVEAEDVAAISLVKLGSGSTWQGYYMYHGATQVIGELTTTQESHATGYPNDCPVLSYDFQAPLGEFGQVRPSYCLLRQQALWIEAEGPRLARMQMTLPDDSPTDVDDHSTLRWVLRSDGDSGYLFVNNHQPVESLPRHEAVGFEIHGLGEGALRIPTVECSIAPGAFFAWPLRLDAAGARVSATAQVVTRLGGGSTSALVLTEVEGIPVELQVEHGTVDQAPQGVTMTNEDGMSVLRDLRPGLDCAVTISGPAGTVRVLILRADQGRHVSVAQGQLYVSEAPVVVFGDGPAAVTTARTVRVHRYQEGDWFSSQLEGAEPAVDVACTSNRRAGRARDIPRGGPLNRASAPTDADFAGAAAWTLDLPRQLVAHTTDDREVLLRIDYVGDAARLYAGDQLLADHFFYGRPWEVGLRRFGDVLDEGLRLEILPLSETAPIYLSPEVQPVYVDGIALALRSVSLRQRASVGIRL; via the coding sequence ATGAACACAGGTCAGCGCCGCGTTCTCGCCGCGCATGCTCCGGCGGCCCCGCTCACTGGACACCTCCGGCTTGGTGGCCGGTCGGCTGCCGGCGGTGAGATTCGCGTCGACAGTCAGAGCCTGTGGCGCGACGGAGAACCTTGGTTCCCGGTCATGGGCGAGTTCCACTACGCACGCTATCCGCGTGCCGAGTGGGACGCCGAGCTGCGCAAGATGCGCGCCGGCGGCATCACGGTCGTCGGAGCCTATGTCTTTTGGATCCTTCACGAGGAGCGCCGAGGTCACTACCGCTGGGACGGGGACCGGGACCTTCGCGCGTTCGCGGAGCTGTGCGCCGACGTCGGGCTCGACATCGTCGCCCGGATAGGCCCGTGGGGTCACGGCGAAGCGCGCAACGGCGGGTTCCCGGAATGGGTGATGGCTCTCGATCTTGACACGCGCACGAACGATTCTCAGTACCTCGACATCGTCCGTCCCTGGTACGGCGAGATCGCCCAGCAGCTCGAGGGGCTGTTCTGGACGGAAGGCGGCCCCGTCGTCGCGGTACAGATCGAGAACGAGCTCCACGACCAACCGGACCACCTGCTCACCCTGAAGCGGATGGCCCAGCAGGCTGGGTTCTCGGTGCCGTTGTGGACGGTCACCGGCTGGGGACGAGCTGACATCCCGCGCGACGAGTTCATCCCCGTCTTCGGAGGCTACCCGGAGGCTGCCTGGGACGAACACGACGCAGGCTGGGCCCGTCAGAGCCGGCTGCACTTCTTCTTCACCCATGTGCGAGACGACTTCACCATCGGGTCCGACCTCCACCAGGACGCTGACGCGGAATCCGGGTCGAGGTCCGACGACGGAGGCGGGGCGATCGGAGGCGATGCGGAAGGTGCTTTGGGGCCAGAGCTCGAGCGCTATCCGTTCGCAACCTGCGAGCTGGGCGGTGGCATGTACACCGCCTACCACCGACGGCCACTCGTGGAGGCCGAGGACGTCGCCGCCATCTCACTGGTCAAGCTCGGGTCGGGCTCCACTTGGCAGGGCTACTACATGTACCACGGGGCCACTCAGGTGATCGGCGAACTGACCACAACTCAGGAGTCGCATGCCACTGGCTACCCGAATGACTGCCCGGTTCTGTCCTACGACTTCCAGGCACCGCTGGGTGAGTTTGGCCAGGTCCGTCCGTCCTACTGCCTGCTCCGGCAGCAGGCGCTCTGGATCGAAGCTGAGGGACCACGGCTGGCCCGGATGCAGATGACACTCCCTGACGACAGCCCCACGGACGTCGATGACCACTCCACACTTCGATGGGTGTTGAGGTCGGACGGGGACTCCGGCTACCTCTTCGTCAACAACCACCAGCCAGTAGAAAGCCTGCCGCGGCATGAGGCCGTCGGCTTCGAAATCCACGGACTCGGGGAGGGAGCCCTGAGGATTCCGACCGTGGAGTGCTCGATCGCTCCGGGCGCATTCTTCGCGTGGCCGCTGCGCCTGGATGCGGCGGGGGCTCGCGTCTCGGCGACCGCTCAGGTCGTGACTCGCCTCGGAGGGGGCTCTACGTCGGCGCTGGTCCTCACCGAGGTCGAAGGGATACCGGTCGAACTCCAGGTCGAGCACGGAACGGTTGATCAGGCGCCCCAAGGCGTCACCATGACGAACGAAGACGGCATGTCGGTTCTGCGCGATCTCCGTCCTGGCCTGGACTGCGCGGTCACCATCAGCGGTCCCGCGGGCACGGTGCGGGTCCTGATCCTGCGGGCCGACCAGGGACGCCATGTCAGCGTCGCACAGGGTCAGTTGTATGTGTCCGAGGCACCCGTCGTGGTGTTCGGCGACGGTCCTGCCGCCGTGACGACAGCCCGCACGGTGCGGGTCCATCGGTACCAGGAGGGCGACTGGTTCAGCAGTCAGCTGGAGGGCGCGGAGCCGGCGGTCGATGTTGCCTGCACCTCCAACCGCAGAGCAGGTCGGGCGCGGGACATCCCTCGCGGCGGACCACTCAACCGTGCGTCCGCCCCGACCGATGCCGATTTCGCAGGGGCCGCGGCGTGGACGCTCGACCTTCCGCGACAGCTCGTCGCGCACACCACCGATGACCGCGAGGTGCTCTTGCGGATCGACTACGTCGGCGATGCCGCCCGGCTGTACGCAGGGGACCAGCTGCTGGCCGACCATTTCTTCTACGGGCGTCCCTGGGAGGTGGGGCTGCGGCGGTTCGGAGACGTGCTCGATGAAGGACTCCGGCTCGAGATTCTCCCGCTGTCTGAGACGGCGCCGATCTACCTCTCGCCAGAGGTCCAGCCCGTGTATGTCGACGGGATCGCCCTCGCGCTGCGTAGTGTGTCGCTGCGCCAACGGGCCAGCGTCGGCATCCGGCTATGA
- a CDS encoding 2'-5' RNA ligase family protein — protein MSAEGENRGRTIGVALPIPEPYGTELQDWRRSFGDPLADAIPSHITLVPPTALDAGPDDRYGDVQDHLAGIAERFPRFRVHLRGTATFMPVSPVVFVALAEGISACERLSMAIRTGPLAVELSFPYHPHVTVAHYLPDEAMKTAFKTLAGYEAVFDAVAFSLYEHGADGFWRRERDFELAAEGDVAAERPGGERRLEAMRRLAGGPPGDGPPG, from the coding sequence GTGAGTGCCGAAGGGGAGAATCGCGGTCGCACCATCGGCGTCGCACTGCCTATTCCAGAGCCGTACGGCACCGAACTGCAGGACTGGCGCCGGTCTTTCGGCGACCCGCTGGCCGATGCGATCCCGTCGCACATCACCCTGGTCCCGCCTACGGCACTCGACGCCGGACCGGACGACCGCTACGGCGACGTCCAGGATCACTTGGCAGGGATTGCGGAACGATTCCCGAGATTCCGCGTACACCTTCGGGGCACTGCTACGTTCATGCCGGTGTCGCCCGTTGTGTTCGTGGCGCTGGCCGAGGGCATCTCGGCGTGTGAGCGGCTGTCCATGGCTATCCGCACCGGACCGCTCGCCGTCGAGCTCTCGTTTCCTTATCACCCGCACGTGACGGTGGCGCACTACCTGCCTGACGAAGCGATGAAGACCGCCTTTAAGACTCTCGCCGGGTACGAGGCCGTTTTCGACGCCGTCGCGTTCAGCCTCTATGAGCACGGAGCCGATGGTTTCTGGCGACGTGAACGTGATTTCGAGCTGGCGGCCGAGGGCGACGTAGCCGCGGAACGCCCCGGAGGTGAACGGCGGCTGGAGGCGATGCGGCGGCTGGCTGGCGGTCCGCCGGGCGACGGGCCGCCAGGGTGA